One part of the Sphingopyxis sp. PAMC25046 genome encodes these proteins:
- the dnaG gene encoding DNA primase, which translates to MTLTPQWLDELRSRVTLSTLIGRTVKVTRAGREYKACCPFHNEKTPSFTINDEKGFYHCFGCSAHGDAIRWMTDQRGLSFMDAVKELAAEAGMEVPAADPRAAKKAEEQASLRDVTQAAADWFAQQLGSSNGAPAREYLAKRGISEATRKAFGFGLAPESRSALKEALKKFPTAMLVEAGMLIAVDDKEPYDRFRGRLMIPIRDARGRVIAFGGRILGDGEPKYLNSPDTPLFDKGRTLYNLDKASPASRQTNRIIVVEGYMDVIALAEAGIADAVAPLGTALTENQLGMIWRMVPVPILCFDGDSAGQKAAMRAAMRALPLLRPGFSLSFATLPAGQDPDDIVRARGATGFTEILEGAQPLVERLWMHEVAAGPLTTPEERAALKSRLLAHADAIEDADVRHHYREAFRERLDALFARKTPERGPRQPWTPNAPRGGFGGGGRRFAPDPRLQPPADETRSIGQAGISAPYIAALIGGLLRYPEALRRNEEALTRLPVSDPGDAELLGVMLDSAMCREGLDCEGLLAILEPMKVYNRATTLLRADGMHFSFNRRLESSDEAVAARETALRDLDEYIGVLVTQPEIRERLAQATADFQRTMDDEGFARQQKLYAMDKELTRRLAALSENSSQ; encoded by the coding sequence GTGACCCTCACCCCGCAATGGCTCGACGAACTCCGCTCGCGCGTCACGCTGTCCACTCTCATCGGCCGGACGGTGAAGGTCACGCGCGCCGGCCGCGAGTATAAGGCCTGCTGCCCCTTCCATAACGAAAAGACGCCGAGCTTCACGATCAACGACGAAAAGGGCTTCTACCACTGCTTCGGGTGCTCGGCGCATGGCGATGCGATCCGCTGGATGACCGACCAGCGCGGCCTGTCGTTCATGGACGCGGTCAAGGAGCTCGCCGCCGAGGCGGGCATGGAAGTCCCCGCCGCCGACCCGCGCGCCGCGAAGAAGGCCGAGGAGCAGGCGAGCCTCCGCGACGTGACGCAGGCCGCGGCCGACTGGTTCGCGCAGCAACTCGGCAGCAGCAACGGCGCCCCGGCGCGCGAATATCTTGCCAAACGCGGCATTTCGGAGGCGACGCGCAAGGCGTTCGGCTTCGGCCTCGCGCCCGAAAGCCGCAGCGCGCTCAAGGAAGCGCTCAAGAAATTCCCCACCGCGATGCTCGTCGAGGCGGGGATGCTCATCGCGGTCGACGACAAGGAGCCCTACGACCGGTTCCGCGGGCGGCTGATGATCCCGATCCGCGACGCGCGCGGGCGCGTGATCGCGTTCGGCGGACGCATCCTCGGCGACGGCGAGCCCAAATATCTGAACTCGCCCGACACGCCGCTCTTCGACAAGGGGCGCACGCTCTACAATCTCGACAAGGCCTCTCCCGCCTCGCGCCAGACGAACCGGATCATCGTCGTCGAGGGCTATATGGACGTCATCGCGCTCGCCGAGGCGGGGATCGCCGATGCCGTGGCGCCGCTTGGCACCGCGCTCACCGAGAATCAGCTCGGCATGATCTGGCGGATGGTGCCCGTGCCCATCCTCTGCTTCGACGGCGACAGCGCGGGGCAAAAGGCCGCGATGCGCGCCGCGATGCGTGCGCTTCCGCTGCTGCGTCCCGGTTTCAGCCTGTCCTTCGCGACCCTCCCCGCCGGGCAGGATCCCGACGATATCGTTCGCGCGCGCGGCGCCACCGGCTTCACCGAAATCCTCGAGGGCGCGCAGCCGCTCGTCGAGCGCCTGTGGATGCACGAGGTCGCGGCCGGCCCGCTGACGACGCCCGAGGAGCGCGCCGCACTCAAATCGCGCCTGCTCGCCCACGCCGACGCGATCGAGGATGCCGATGTGCGCCACCATTATCGCGAGGCCTTCCGCGAGCGGCTCGACGCGCTGTTCGCGCGCAAAACGCCCGAGCGCGGACCGCGCCAGCCGTGGACGCCGAACGCGCCGCGCGGCGGATTTGGCGGAGGGGGGCGCCGCTTCGCCCCCGACCCGCGGCTGCAACCTCCAGCCGATGAAACGCGTTCCATCGGACAAGCCGGAATTTCGGCGCCTTACATCGCTGCCCTGATCGGCGGATTGCTGCGTTACCCGGAGGCGCTGAGACGCAATGAGGAGGCGCTCACCCGCCTGCCGGTGAGCGATCCGGGCGACGCCGAACTGCTCGGCGTAATGCTTGACAGCGCAATGTGCCGCGAAGGGCTTGATTGCGAGGGGTTGCTTGCCATATTGGAGCCGATGAAAGTGTATAATAGGGCGACGACATTGCTCAGAGCCGACGGAATGCACTTCTCGTTCAATCGCAGGCTGGAAAGCAGTGACGAGGCCGTAGCGGCGCGCGAAACCGCGCTTCGCGACCTCGACGAATATATCGGCGTGCTGGTCACCCAGCCCGAAATCCGCGAGCGGCTGGCACAGGCCACCGCGGATTTCCAGCGTACGATGGATGATGAAGGATTCGCGCGGCAGCAAAAGCTGTACGCCATGGACAAAGAACTGACCCGCCGTCTGGCCGCGCTGTCCGAAAACAGCAGCCAGTAA
- a CDS encoding GIY-YIG nuclease family protein, producing the protein MAFWTYMLRCSDGRYYTGHTDNLERRIAQHQHGGFCDFTSRRRPVALVWSQDFATRAEALEAERRIKPWSRAKKKALVRGDWKMVGHFAKPPHERPPLPFAPKDEAPYPFVPSPSTALAGARDKLPAWPEVEGREAGRKRVSTSLDTNGGGGMADREEGR; encoded by the coding sequence ATGGCGTTCTGGACCTATATGCTGCGCTGCTCCGACGGCCGCTATTACACGGGACACACCGATAATTTGGAACGCCGCATCGCCCAGCATCAACATGGCGGATTTTGCGATTTCACCTCGCGACGGAGGCCGGTGGCTTTGGTCTGGTCACAAGATTTCGCAACACGCGCCGAGGCGCTGGAAGCCGAACGTCGGATAAAACCTTGGTCGCGCGCCAAGAAGAAAGCGTTGGTCCGGGGCGACTGGAAAATGGTAGGGCACTTCGCCAAGCCGCCACACGAACGCCCTCCCCTCCCATTCGCCCCAAAGGACGAAGCTCCTTATCCGTTCGTCCCGAGCCCCTCGACTGCCTTGGCAGGCGCTCGGGATAAACTTCCGGCTTGGCCGGAAGTCGAGGGACGCGAGGCCGGGCGCAAACGTGTCTCGACTTCGCTCGACACAAACGGAGGTGGGGGCATGGCCGATCGGGAGGAGGGCAGGTGA
- a CDS encoding GatB/YqeY domain-containing protein has protein sequence MIRDDIKAAQVAAMKSGDKARLGTIRLMLAKIKDKDIELRTGTAPADDDVLVTDVLQKMVKQRRESITMYEQGGRQELADIEAAEVAVIEDFLPAQLSDDEAVAAIEAIVAELGAESLKDMGKVMAAVKDRLGSQLDMSKASGWVKAALS, from the coding sequence ATGATTCGTGACGACATCAAGGCTGCGCAGGTCGCCGCGATGAAGAGCGGCGACAAGGCGCGTTTGGGCACCATCCGGCTGATGCTGGCCAAGATCAAGGACAAGGACATCGAACTGCGCACCGGCACCGCGCCGGCCGACGACGATGTGCTCGTTACCGACGTGCTGCAGAAAATGGTCAAGCAGCGCCGCGAATCGATCACCATGTACGAACAGGGCGGCCGCCAGGAACTCGCAGATATCGAGGCGGCCGAGGTCGCGGTGATCGAGGACTTCCTGCCCGCGCAGCTCTCCGACGATGAAGCGGTGGCCGCGATCGAGGCGATCGTGGCCGAGCTGGGGGCGGAAAGCCTGAAGGACATGGGCAAGGTGATGGCCGCGGTGAAAGACCGGCTGGGCTCGCAGCTTGATATGAGCAAGGCGAGCGGGTGGGTTAAGGCGGCGTTGTCGTAA
- the carA gene encoding glutamine-hydrolyzing carbamoyl-phosphate synthase small subunit, which produces MAPANPSAAPKSQPNGATGVLVLADGTILWGVGYGASGAAVGEICFNTSMTGYQEILTDPSYAGQIVTFTFPHIGNVGANPEDMERGVHGALGAITRELPTQPSNFRSVQTLPEWMIEQGVIGLAGIDTRALTRRIRDAGAPNGVIAHSPDGKFDVGELLAMARGWAGLEGMDLAKAVSRTDTGDWTGGAWTLGHGYATEDGGERPHVVAIDYGAKDNIFRNLVKAGARVTVVPATASLDEVLSHQPAGVFLSNGPGDPAATGDYAVPVIQGLLERDVPIFGICLGHQMLGLAAGAKTVKMHQGHRGANHPVQRAEDGVVEITSMNHGFAVDASTLPDGVVETHKSLFDGSNCGIAITGKKAFSVQYHPEASPGPQDSFYLFEKFVGGLK; this is translated from the coding sequence ATGGCACCTGCCAACCCCTCTGCCGCGCCCAAAAGTCAGCCCAATGGCGCGACTGGTGTCCTTGTCCTTGCCGATGGCACGATCCTGTGGGGCGTCGGCTATGGTGCGAGTGGCGCCGCTGTGGGCGAGATCTGTTTCAATACGTCGATGACGGGCTATCAGGAAATCCTGACCGACCCCAGCTATGCAGGGCAGATCGTCACCTTCACCTTCCCGCACATCGGCAATGTCGGCGCGAACCCCGAGGATATGGAACGCGGCGTCCACGGCGCGCTCGGCGCGATCACGCGCGAGCTGCCGACGCAGCCGAGCAATTTCCGCAGCGTTCAGACCTTGCCCGAATGGATGATCGAGCAGGGCGTGATCGGCCTCGCAGGCATCGACACGCGCGCGCTCACCCGCCGTATCCGCGACGCGGGCGCGCCGAACGGCGTGATCGCGCACAGCCCCGACGGCAAGTTCGACGTGGGCGAGTTGCTCGCGATGGCGCGCGGTTGGGCGGGGCTCGAGGGCATGGACCTGGCGAAGGCGGTCAGCCGCACCGACACCGGCGACTGGACCGGCGGCGCGTGGACGCTGGGGCATGGCTATGCGACCGAAGACGGCGGCGAGCGTCCGCATGTCGTTGCGATCGACTATGGCGCGAAGGACAATATCTTCCGCAACCTCGTAAAGGCCGGCGCGCGCGTCACCGTGGTGCCCGCGACCGCGAGCCTCGACGAAGTATTGAGCCACCAGCCCGCGGGCGTGTTCCTCTCGAACGGCCCCGGCGACCCCGCGGCGACGGGCGATTATGCGGTGCCGGTGATCCAGGGGCTGCTCGAACGCGACGTGCCGATCTTCGGCATCTGCCTCGGCCACCAGATGCTCGGGCTGGCTGCCGGCGCCAAGACCGTGAAGATGCATCAGGGCCATCGCGGCGCGAACCATCCGGTGCAGCGCGCCGAAGATGGCGTGGTCGAGATCACGAGCATGAACCACGGCTTCGCGGTCGACGCATCGACGTTGCCCGATGGCGTGGTCGAGACGCACAAGAGCCTGTTCGACGGATCGAACTGCGGCATTGCGATCACGGGCAAGAAGGCGTTCAGCGTGCAATATCACCCCGAGGCGAGCCCAGGGCCGCAGGACAGTTTTTATCTGTTCGAGAAGTTTGTGGGTGGGCTGAAGTGA
- a CDS encoding DUF6680 family protein gives MSTAELISLAAILIGPIAAVLISVWLTNNKQERDQRLIVLRMLLSTRHLPSDPGFSVAINLVPVEFNKSPKVMAAYREFIHAVQNPENAAPETPALQSTAIKTTKLIFEIVRDLGFNIQESDIQHAGYAASGFIERDNLFLDSQRAMRNVADILWIQTRLLAGESWESIQSSPTPKVTAESGNKGKKDK, from the coding sequence GTGAGCACCGCTGAACTCATTAGCTTGGCAGCGATCTTAATTGGTCCGATTGCGGCCGTGCTAATTTCCGTATGGCTAACCAACAACAAACAGGAGCGTGACCAGAGGCTGATAGTCCTGAGGATGCTTCTCTCTACTCGGCATTTGCCTTCCGATCCCGGATTTTCGGTTGCGATCAACCTTGTTCCAGTGGAGTTTAATAAGTCTCCCAAGGTGATGGCCGCATATCGCGAGTTTATCCATGCTGTCCAGAATCCGGAGAACGCGGCACCGGAAACGCCGGCGCTTCAGTCGACGGCAATAAAGACGACGAAACTCATTTTCGAAATTGTTCGTGATCTTGGTTTCAACATCCAAGAGAGCGATATTCAGCACGCGGGCTATGCAGCATCGGGCTTCATCGAAAGGGACAATCTCTTTCTCGATAGCCAAAGAGCGATGAGAAACGTCGCAGACATTTTGTGGATCCAGACCCGCCTCCTCGCAGGGGAGTCATGGGAATCAATTCAATCGTCACCTACCCCTAAAGTGACTGCTGAGAGCGGAAACAAGGGCAAGAAAGACAAATAA
- the carB gene encoding carbamoyl-phosphate synthase large subunit translates to MPKRIDIQSILVIGAGPIVIGQACEFDYSGTQAIKALKEEGYRIVLVNSNPATIMTDPDLADATYVEPITPEIVAKIIEKERPDAVLPTMGGQTALNTALALAQDGTLAKYGVEMIGADAEAIDKAEDRQKFRDAMDKIGLESARSGVAHTLDEAFAVLERTGLPSIIRPSFTLGGTGGGIAYNREEFEHIVRGGLIASPTTEVLIEESLLGWKEYEMEVVRDRKDNCIIICSIENVDPMGVHTGDSITVAPALTLTDKEYQIMRNASIAVLREIGVETGGSNVQFAVNPKDGRLIVIEMNPRVSRSSALASKATGFPIAKVAAKLAVGYTLDEIMNDITGVTPASFEPTIDYVVTKIPRFAFEKFKGAEATLSTAMKSVGEVMAIGRTIHESMQKALRGLETGLSGFNFVERLKGATHDQLRNELAQRTPDRLLNTAQAIREGLPLAEINRVAGYDMWFLERIAEIVEAEQEVCKNGLPRDAEGLRKLKAMGFSDKRLAYLALQSANLQPGTRHATAHGSGLIHEAVKAMTGGVTEGEVRKLRHKLGVRPVFKTIDTCAAEFQAQTPYLYSTYEAPTFGEPENEANPSDRKKVVILGGGPNRIGQGIEFDYCCCHACFALEEAGYETIMVNCNPETVSTDYDTSDRLYFEPLTAEDVLEILHVEMSKGELVGVIVQFGGQTPLKLAQALSEAGIPILGTSPDAIDLAEDRERFAALVNKLGLKQPENGIARSREEAVAVAARIGYPVLTRPSYVLGGRAMEIVDDQAQLENYIETAVQVSGDSPVLIDRYLRDAIEVDVDALCDGTDVVVAGVLQHIEEAGVHSGDSACSIPPYSLSDTIVAEIERQADALARALEVRGLMNIQFAVKDDEVYLIEVNPRASRTVPFVAKAVGSPIAKIAARVMAGEKLADLPTINRDIDHVAVKEAVFPFARFPGTDPVLSPEMKSTGEVMGIDSDFNLAFAKAQLGAGDRLPTTGRLFVSVKDSDKARVIGAVKQLADWGWKVIATGGTADYLGSQGIDVERVNKVAEGRPHIVDRIKDGDVQLIFNTTEGWQSLQDSQSIRASALAADIAYYTTAAASDAATQAIGALRSRSLEVKPLQDYY, encoded by the coding sequence ATGCCCAAAAGAATCGACATCCAATCCATCCTCGTCATCGGCGCCGGCCCGATCGTTATCGGTCAGGCGTGCGAGTTCGACTATTCGGGGACGCAGGCCATCAAGGCGCTGAAGGAGGAGGGCTATCGCATCGTCCTCGTCAACTCCAACCCGGCGACGATCATGACCGATCCCGACCTCGCCGACGCCACTTATGTGGAGCCGATCACGCCCGAGATCGTCGCGAAGATCATCGAAAAGGAGCGCCCCGATGCGGTGCTGCCGACGATGGGGGGGCAGACCGCGCTCAACACCGCGCTCGCGCTCGCGCAGGACGGCACGCTCGCGAAATATGGCGTCGAGATGATCGGCGCCGATGCCGAGGCGATCGACAAGGCGGAGGACCGGCAGAAGTTTCGCGACGCGATGGACAAGATCGGGCTCGAAAGCGCGCGCAGCGGCGTTGCGCACACGCTCGACGAGGCGTTCGCGGTGCTCGAACGCACCGGGCTGCCCTCGATCATCCGTCCGTCCTTCACGCTCGGCGGTACCGGCGGCGGGATCGCGTATAACCGCGAGGAGTTCGAACATATCGTGCGCGGCGGGCTGATCGCCTCGCCGACGACCGAAGTCCTGATCGAGGAATCGCTCCTCGGCTGGAAAGAATATGAGATGGAGGTGGTGCGCGACCGCAAGGACAATTGCATCATCATCTGTTCGATCGAGAATGTCGATCCGATGGGCGTGCATACCGGCGACAGCATCACCGTCGCGCCCGCGCTGACGCTGACCGACAAGGAATATCAGATCATGCGCAACGCGAGCATCGCGGTGCTGCGCGAGATCGGGGTCGAAACCGGCGGGTCGAACGTCCAGTTCGCGGTCAATCCCAAGGACGGCCGCCTGATCGTGATCGAGATGAACCCGCGCGTGTCGCGCTCGTCGGCATTGGCGTCGAAGGCGACGGGCTTCCCGATCGCCAAGGTCGCGGCGAAGCTCGCGGTCGGCTATACGCTCGACGAGATCATGAACGACATCACCGGGGTGACCCCGGCATCGTTCGAACCGACAATCGACTATGTCGTCACCAAGATCCCGCGCTTCGCGTTCGAAAAGTTCAAGGGCGCCGAGGCGACGCTGTCGACCGCGATGAAGTCGGTCGGCGAAGTGATGGCGATCGGCCGCACCATCCATGAATCAATGCAGAAGGCGCTGCGCGGGCTGGAGACGGGGCTTTCGGGCTTCAACTTCGTCGAGCGGCTGAAGGGCGCGACGCACGATCAGCTGCGCAACGAGCTGGCGCAGCGCACTCCCGACCGGCTGCTCAACACCGCGCAGGCGATCCGTGAGGGCCTGCCGCTCGCCGAGATCAACCGCGTCGCGGGTTACGACATGTGGTTCCTCGAACGCATCGCCGAGATCGTCGAAGCCGAGCAGGAGGTTTGCAAGAACGGCTTGCCGCGCGATGCCGAAGGGCTGCGCAAATTGAAGGCGATGGGCTTTTCCGACAAACGCCTTGCCTATCTCGCGCTCCAGTCGGCGAACCTCCAGCCGGGCACGCGTCATGCGACCGCGCACGGCAGCGGTTTGATCCACGAGGCGGTCAAGGCGATGACCGGCGGCGTGACCGAGGGTGAAGTGCGCAAGCTGCGCCACAAGCTCGGCGTGCGCCCGGTGTTCAAGACGATCGACACCTGCGCGGCGGAGTTTCAGGCGCAGACGCCCTATCTCTATTCGACCTACGAAGCGCCGACTTTTGGCGAGCCCGAGAATGAGGCGAACCCGTCGGACCGCAAGAAGGTCGTGATCCTCGGCGGCGGTCCCAACCGCATCGGGCAGGGGATCGAGTTCGATTATTGCTGCTGCCACGCCTGCTTCGCACTCGAAGAGGCGGGCTATGAAACGATCATGGTCAACTGCAACCCCGAAACGGTGTCGACCGACTATGACACGTCCGACCGCCTCTATTTCGAGCCGCTGACCGCCGAGGATGTGCTCGAAATCCTCCACGTCGAAATGTCGAAGGGCGAACTCGTCGGGGTGATCGTCCAGTTCGGCGGGCAGACGCCGCTCAAGCTCGCGCAGGCGCTGAGCGAAGCGGGCATCCCGATCCTCGGCACCTCGCCCGACGCGATCGACCTCGCCGAAGACCGCGAGCGCTTCGCAGCGCTCGTCAACAAGCTCGGTCTCAAGCAGCCCGAGAATGGCATCGCGCGCAGCCGCGAGGAAGCCGTCGCGGTCGCGGCGCGCATCGGTTATCCGGTGCTCACGCGCCCCTCCTATGTGCTCGGCGGCCGCGCGATGGAGATCGTCGACGATCAGGCGCAGCTCGAAAATTACATCGAGACCGCGGTGCAGGTGTCGGGGGACAGCCCGGTGCTGATCGACCGTTATCTGCGCGACGCGATCGAGGTCGATGTCGATGCGCTCTGCGACGGCACCGACGTGGTCGTCGCGGGCGTGCTCCAGCATATCGAGGAGGCGGGCGTCCACTCGGGCGACAGCGCCTGCTCGATCCCGCCCTACAGCCTGTCGGACACGATCGTCGCCGAAATCGAGCGGCAAGCCGACGCGCTCGCGCGTGCGCTCGAAGTCCGCGGCCTGATGAACATCCAGTTCGCGGTCAAGGATGACGAGGTCTATCTGATCGAGGTCAACCCGCGCGCGTCGCGCACCGTGCCCTTCGTTGCGAAGGCGGTGGGTTCGCCGATCGCCAAGATCGCGGCGCGCGTGATGGCGGGCGAAAAGCTCGCCGACCTGCCCACGATCAACCGTGACATCGACCATGTCGCGGTGAAGGAAGCGGTCTTCCCCTTCGCGCGCTTCCCCGGCACCGATCCGGTGCTGAGCCCCGAGATGAAATCCACCGGCGAAGTTATGGGAATCGATAGTGATTTCAACCTTGCGTTCGCCAAGGCGCAGCTCGGCGCGGGCGACCGCCTGCCGACCACGGGGCGCCTCTTCGTGTCGGTCAAGGACAGCGACAAGGCGCGCGTCATCGGCGCGGTGAAGCAGCTCGCCGACTGGGGATGGAAGGTCATCGCGACCGGCGGCACCGCAGACTATCTGGGGAGCCAAGGGATCGACGTCGAGCGCGTCAACAAGGTCGCCGAAGGGCGTCCGCATATCGTCGACCGGATCAAGGATGGCGACGTCCAGCTGATCTTCAACACGACCGAAGGCTGGCAGTCGCTGCAGGATTCGCAATCGATCCGCGCCTCGGCGCTGGCGGCCGATATCGCCTATTATACGACGGCGGCGGCGAGCGATGCGGCGACGCAGGCGATCGGGGCGCTCCGCTCGCGCTCTCTTGAAGTAAAGCCGCTTCAGGACTATTATTGA
- the greA gene encoding transcription elongation factor GreA: MASVEKVPMLAEGYEKLTAQLATLKAERPLIVDAIEEARAHGDLSENAEYHAAKERQGQVEATIGDLEDKLSRAQVIDPTTLSGDRIVFGATVTLADEDDKPVKYQIVGQAEADAKDGKISYNSPLGRALIGRRVDDEVEVTVPAGDKYYLVTKIEFI; the protein is encoded by the coding sequence ATGGCAAGCGTTGAAAAGGTGCCGATGCTGGCAGAGGGCTATGAGAAGCTGACAGCGCAACTCGCGACCCTCAAAGCCGAGCGACCGCTGATCGTCGATGCGATCGAGGAAGCGCGCGCGCATGGCGACCTTTCGGAAAATGCCGAATATCACGCCGCCAAGGAACGCCAGGGCCAGGTCGAAGCGACGATCGGCGACCTCGAAGACAAGCTTTCGCGCGCGCAGGTGATCGACCCGACGACGCTGTCGGGCGACCGCATCGTGTTCGGCGCGACGGTCACGCTCGCCGACGAGGACGACAAGCCGGTCAAATACCAGATCGTCGGGCAGGCCGAAGCCGACGCCAAGGACGGCAAGATCAGCTATAATTCGCCGCTCGGCCGCGCGCTGATCGGTCGCCGCGTCGACGACGAGGTCGAAGTCACCGTGCCCGCGGGCGACAAATATTATCTCGTGACCAAGATCGAATTCATCTGA
- a CDS encoding rhomboid family intramembrane serine protease — protein MKPQDAPLVTGYALACVVIFVLVWITGFQLDAIVRAGFIPARFGNELILPPGTMVPFVLTPLSSAFLHGGVLHIVFNMVVLLFIGRQLEAPLGTKAMAVLLLAGAYGGALAQFLADPASAVPMIGASGAISALIAVFALIFSRSQAPAIGPIPGHWVRALWLAAAWIGLQLLLGFAGGGGFGAVAIWAHVGGFLAGLFLARPLLRWRFGAR, from the coding sequence GTGAAGCCACAGGACGCGCCGTTGGTCACGGGCTATGCGCTCGCCTGTGTCGTCATCTTCGTGCTCGTGTGGATTACCGGCTTTCAGCTCGACGCGATCGTGCGCGCGGGGTTTATCCCCGCGCGTTTCGGCAATGAACTGATCCTGCCGCCGGGGACGATGGTGCCCTTTGTGTTGACGCCGCTGTCGTCGGCTTTCCTGCACGGCGGGGTGCTGCATATCGTCTTCAACATGGTCGTTCTGCTGTTCATCGGCCGCCAGCTCGAGGCGCCGCTGGGCACCAAGGCGATGGCGGTACTGCTGCTCGCCGGCGCCTATGGCGGCGCGCTCGCCCAGTTTCTTGCCGATCCCGCTTCGGCGGTCCCGATGATCGGCGCGAGCGGTGCGATTTCGGCGCTGATCGCGGTGTTTGCCTTGATCTTCAGCCGCAGCCAGGCGCCCGCAATCGGCCCGATCCCTGGCCATTGGGTGCGCGCGCTATGGCTCGCCGCCGCGTGGATCGGGCTTCAGCTGCTCCTCGGTTTCGCGGGCGGCGGCGGGTTCGGTGCGGTCGCGATCTGGGCGCATGTCGGCGGCTTTCTCGCCGGCCTGTTCCTCGCTCGCCCGCTACTCCGCTGGCGCTTCGGCGCGCGCTAG
- a CDS encoding NUDIX hydrolase codes for MSRPGPDTPIETRWEGRFITVKQQGNWEYVARARGIHAAVILAIDEGDDGRHVILVEQYRVPLNINCLELPAGLVGDDMAGEASEIAAERELEEETGYRAARWRTVGEFYSSPGMVSESFTLLVATDLTRVGKGGGVDGEDIVVHRVPITGIADFVAMKRAEGCGIDVRVAMLLAGGLLAA; via the coding sequence ATGAGCCGCCCCGGCCCCGACACCCCCATCGAGACGCGGTGGGAAGGCCGCTTCATCACGGTCAAACAACAGGGAAATTGGGAATATGTCGCGCGTGCGCGCGGTATCCACGCCGCGGTGATCCTGGCGATCGACGAGGGCGACGACGGGCGGCACGTCATCCTGGTCGAGCAGTATCGCGTGCCGCTCAATATCAATTGCCTTGAACTGCCCGCGGGGCTCGTCGGCGACGACATGGCGGGCGAAGCGTCCGAGATCGCGGCGGAGCGCGAGCTTGAGGAGGAAACCGGCTATCGCGCCGCGCGATGGCGCACCGTCGGCGAATTCTACAGCTCGCCCGGCATGGTCAGCGAAAGCTTCACGCTGCTCGTCGCCACCGACCTCACCCGGGTTGGCAAAGGCGGCGGGGTCGACGGCGAGGATATCGTCGTCCATCGCGTTCCGATCACGGGCATCGCCGATTTCGTCGCCATGAAACGCGCCGAGGGTTGCGGGATAGACGTGCGCGTCGCGATGCTGCTCGCGGGCGGATTGCTCGCCGCCTAG
- a CDS encoding TPM domain-containing protein: MRSLLLGWALGLSLLAAPATAQTFPKLAGNPVVDQADIIPAAEEAALNTQLLELEKRTGHQFVVATIKDLEGRDVADYGYRLGREWGIGDEARDDGVVFLIAPDDRRMHIAVGLGLEPVLTDAMSGRIIRDTITPKFKADDYPGGIQAGVDAIAEQIELPPEEAAARAQAAAAQERDRADDGNFGGLFFIGFIILIFFVIPWLSSRSRRGRKRRKGGPWGAAPIIIWGDDDDWGNWGGGGGGSSWGSGGFGGGGFGGFSGGGGSFGGGGASGGW; this comes from the coding sequence ATGAGGTCGCTTTTGCTCGGCTGGGCACTGGGCCTCTCATTGCTCGCTGCGCCCGCGACCGCGCAGACCTTCCCCAAGCTCGCGGGCAATCCGGTCGTCGATCAGGCCGATATCATCCCCGCGGCCGAGGAAGCCGCGCTCAATACGCAGCTTCTCGAACTCGAGAAGCGGACCGGACACCAGTTCGTCGTCGCGACGATCAAGGATCTGGAGGGTCGCGACGTCGCCGACTATGGCTATAGGCTTGGCCGCGAATGGGGGATCGGGGACGAGGCTCGTGACGATGGCGTCGTTTTTCTGATCGCGCCGGACGATCGGCGGATGCATATCGCGGTCGGCCTCGGCCTCGAACCCGTACTGACCGACGCGATGTCGGGGCGGATCATCCGCGACACGATCACTCCCAAATTCAAGGCCGATGATTATCCCGGCGGCATCCAGGCCGGCGTCGATGCGATCGCCGAGCAGATCGAGCTGCCGCCCGAGGAAGCTGCCGCTCGCGCGCAGGCGGCCGCAGCGCAAGAACGCGACCGCGCCGACGACGGCAATTTCGGCGGGCTTTTCTTCATCGGTTTCATCATCCTGATCTTTTTCGTCATCCCCTGGCTGTCGAGCCGCTCGCGGCGCGGCAGGAAACGGCGCAAGGGCGGGCCGTGGGGCGCCGCGCCGATCATCATCTGGGGCGATGACGACGACTGGGGCAATTGGGGCGGTGGCGGCGGCGGTTCGTCATGGGGTAGCGGCGGCTTCGGAGGCGGCGGCTTCGGCGGTTTCTCGGGCGGTGGCGGCAGCTTCGGTGGCGGCGGCGCCTCGGGCGGCTGGTAA